One Vallitalea pronyensis genomic region harbors:
- the orr gene encoding ornithine racemase Orr, with protein sequence MMRYPRIEIDLNKIRSNTQTIVDMCHRHHIDVVGVTKVFCAEKEIVEQMIAGGISIIGDSRIENLIKLKSYDLPKLLLRLPMLSQVEAIIEHVDITLNSELRIIRALSEEAAKKQKRHQIILMVDLGDLREGIFDEETLIRTVESVISMEYIDLIGIGTNLTCYGGILPDKDNLERLLAIRSYIEKTYNIPLKVVSGGNSSSIYLLESGKIPEGINQLRLGESIVLGRETAFGLKIKGTSQDTMILQCEIVELQEKPSVPIGVIGMDAFGHVPTFEDHGMRQKAICAIGKQDVNPDDIRPLDQDIKILGGSSDYMILDVTDASKKYQVGDIISFSVSYGSVLSLFTSAYINKVYVSNE encoded by the coding sequence ATGATGCGTTATCCAAGAATAGAAATAGATTTAAATAAGATTAGAAGCAATACACAAACCATCGTGGATATGTGTCATAGACATCATATTGATGTGGTGGGCGTCACAAAAGTGTTTTGTGCAGAAAAAGAAATCGTCGAACAAATGATTGCTGGTGGTATTAGCATAATCGGTGATTCAAGGATAGAAAATTTAATAAAACTGAAATCTTATGATTTACCTAAGCTCTTATTACGTTTACCCATGCTTAGTCAGGTTGAAGCCATTATTGAACATGTGGACATTACCCTTAATTCTGAACTTCGTATCATTCGAGCTTTATCAGAAGAAGCTGCTAAAAAGCAAAAGCGCCATCAGATTATACTTATGGTGGATTTAGGTGATCTTCGAGAAGGTATTTTTGATGAGGAGACATTAATTCGAACGGTAGAGTCTGTTATTTCCATGGAGTATATCGATTTAATCGGTATAGGAACAAATCTTACATGCTACGGTGGTATTTTACCAGATAAAGATAATCTGGAAAGGCTCTTGGCCATTAGATCATATATTGAGAAGACATACAACATACCTTTGAAGGTTGTATCAGGTGGTAATTCCAGTAGTATCTATTTATTGGAATCAGGTAAGATACCTGAAGGCATTAATCAATTAAGATTAGGTGAATCCATTGTACTAGGAAGAGAAACTGCATTTGGACTTAAGATTAAGGGCACGTCACAAGATACTATGATCTTACAATGTGAAATCGTAGAACTGCAAGAAAAGCCTTCCGTCCCTATTGGTGTTATTGGTATGGATGCTTTTGGTCATGTGCCAACGTTTGAAGACCATGGTATGCGTCAGAAAGCCATATGTGCTATCGGGAAACAAGATGTGAATCCAGATGATATCCGTCCTTTAGATCAAGACATTAAGATTCTTGGTGGCAGCAGTGATTACATGATACTGGATGTAACAGATGCCAGTAAGAAGTACCAAGTAGGTGATATTATCAGTTTTTCTGTTTCATATGGCAGTGTTTTAAGTTTGTTTACATCAGCGTATATCAATAAAGTGTATGTGAGTAATGAATAG
- a CDS encoding GlmL-related ornithine degradation protein: MKVDIISAEIGSTTTVVNAFMGMGTKEPRFVGQGQSYTTVTQGDVTVGLKRAFDDLRQKLKTEQLEYDAFYATSSAAGGLKMTVHGLVHDMTVKAAKEAALGAGANIKFITSGKLRRTDLKRIREIEPNIILLAGGVDYGERDTALYNAELLVQQEALKDTPVIYAGNCQNKEEIELIFEETKRQVYIVDNVYPKIDMLNVVPTRRKIQEVFEEHITKAPGMEKVRELVNASIMPTPGAVMKATQLLEQAIGDLVVVDVGGATTDVHSVTLGSEEIARILIHPEPMAKRTVEGDLGVYVNVHNVINLVSRDELERRMKISQDALDGLIAHYKPIPETDLERALIRHLTLEASTTAIKRHAGKIRYLYGPSGKKAIAEGKDLTNVKYVIGTGGALTRLEGVEILQNMLKGKGDELLPSQDVQILVDRLYIMASLGVMSKKYPQEALTLLLQSIDMIG; encoded by the coding sequence ATGAAAGTGGATATTATTTCAGCAGAGATAGGTAGCACAACAACCGTTGTTAATGCTTTTATGGGAATGGGGACAAAAGAGCCCCGCTTTGTCGGTCAAGGGCAATCTTATACAACAGTTACTCAGGGGGATGTAACTGTTGGTTTAAAAAGAGCCTTTGATGACCTTCGACAAAAACTTAAAACAGAACAGCTGGAATATGATGCTTTTTATGCCACCAGTAGTGCAGCAGGCGGTTTGAAAATGACCGTTCATGGTTTGGTTCACGATATGACGGTTAAAGCGGCAAAAGAAGCGGCTCTAGGGGCTGGCGCCAATATCAAATTCATTACCTCTGGTAAATTAAGGCGGACTGACCTAAAGCGTATTCGAGAAATAGAACCTAACATTATTTTGCTGGCTGGTGGTGTGGATTATGGTGAACGGGACACAGCTCTCTATAATGCAGAGCTACTGGTTCAGCAAGAAGCTTTGAAGGATACGCCGGTTATCTATGCTGGAAACTGTCAGAATAAGGAAGAGATTGAACTCATTTTTGAAGAGACAAAGCGTCAGGTATATATCGTCGATAATGTATACCCTAAGATTGATATGCTTAATGTGGTGCCCACAAGACGCAAGATTCAAGAGGTCTTTGAAGAACATATCACCAAAGCACCTGGTATGGAAAAAGTACGGGAATTAGTTAATGCAAGCATTATGCCTACCCCAGGAGCTGTCATGAAAGCTACTCAGTTATTGGAACAAGCCATTGGTGACTTGGTGGTGGTGGATGTTGGAGGTGCTACCACAGATGTGCATTCAGTTACATTAGGCAGCGAGGAAATTGCTCGGATTCTTATTCACCCAGAACCCATGGCTAAACGTACCGTAGAAGGCGATTTGGGTGTTTATGTCAACGTGCACAATGTTATTAATCTTGTATCCCGAGATGAGTTGGAGCGGAGGATGAAGATATCTCAAGATGCTTTGGATGGTCTGATAGCCCATTACAAACCGATACCAGAAACCGACCTTGAGAGAGCACTTATTCGACACTTAACGTTGGAGGCCAGTACCACTGCCATTAAAAGGCATGCAGGGAAAATACGCTATCTCTATGGTCCCAGTGGTAAAAAAGCCATTGCAGAAGGTAAGGATTTAACCAATGTAAAATATGTGATAGGTACAGGCGGTGCTCTAACGCGATTAGAAGGCGTTGAGATACTACAAAACATGCTGAAAGGTAAGGGCGATGAGTTATTGCCTTCTCAAGATGTTCAGATTTTAGTTGACCGTTTATACATTATGGCTTCTTTAGGTGTTATGTCAAAAAAGTACCCACAAGAAGCGTTGACGTTATTATTACAGAGTATAGATATGATAGGATGA
- the oraE gene encoding D-ornithine 4,5-aminomutase subunit OraE — translation MELKPNEKLDISYILQDLEHYVPRRKGWHWREGMGEERKIGAFTYSDTSASLKQSEPLPAAHYFHDIDPQPDCVITTEIASGRFEDDIRRMRMAAWHGADHLMVIRTAGQSHFDGLIEGTPQGIGGIPITRKQVRAQRKALDYIEDEVGRPINYHSYVSGVAGPEIAVMFAEEGVNGAHQDPQYNVLYRNINMVRSFVDAANAKATMAWADMAQIDGAHNANATAIEAWKVMPELMVQHGLNAIFSLKCGMKKENICLSSVPPTAPPAPCMKLDLPYAIALRELFEGYKLRAQQNTKYMGSSTREATVTHTLNLLISKLTSADIQSTITPDEGRNVPWHIYNIEGTNTAKQALIGMDGLMDMVALKRQEGFLPEKIRELKERAVLFMEEILDNGGYFEAVEAGFFVDSGQYPERNDDGIARKMDGGIGAGTVFSRDEDYMAPVTAFFGYNNVAQYDEHAVDDPASLIDGCTLEDPSKIVYIDELDEEDNVYKRMEAKKEFRETSKIKPEMEWMADGTVFITMMLPTDERTAEFAAVEFGKKMNLEEVEVIHKEVMQQAEGTRVEIKGKVPFSIDVNDLVIPPKPVMMDDEEIRGFVKEHPLKIVAGTIGEDEHSVGLREILDIKHGGIEKYGIECHYLGTSVPVAKIVDAAIELNADAILASTIISHDEVHYKNMKKIHDYCVEKGIRDDIILICGGTQVTPELAVKHGMDAGFGRGTKGVDVATFMVKHYKK, via the coding sequence ATGGAACTAAAACCTAATGAAAAACTGGATATAAGTTATATCTTGCAGGATTTAGAGCATTATGTACCTCGCAGAAAGGGCTGGCATTGGCGGGAAGGTATGGGCGAAGAACGTAAAATTGGCGCATTTACTTATTCGGATACCAGTGCAAGTCTTAAGCAGAGCGAGCCACTACCTGCTGCTCATTATTTTCATGACATTGACCCTCAACCGGATTGTGTCATCACCACAGAGATAGCATCTGGTAGATTCGAAGATGATATTCGACGTATGCGTATGGCCGCATGGCATGGTGCGGACCATCTTATGGTCATTCGTACAGCAGGACAGAGTCATTTTGATGGTTTAATTGAAGGCACACCTCAAGGTATTGGGGGTATACCCATTACACGAAAACAAGTAAGAGCACAGCGAAAAGCATTGGATTATATTGAAGATGAAGTGGGAAGACCCATTAACTATCATTCTTATGTCAGTGGTGTAGCAGGGCCAGAAATCGCCGTTATGTTTGCAGAAGAAGGGGTGAATGGAGCCCATCAGGACCCACAGTACAATGTGCTCTATCGTAACATTAACATGGTACGTTCTTTCGTGGATGCAGCCAATGCAAAGGCGACAATGGCATGGGCAGATATGGCGCAGATTGACGGTGCACATAATGCCAATGCAACCGCTATAGAAGCATGGAAAGTTATGCCTGAGCTCATGGTACAACATGGTCTCAATGCCATCTTCTCATTAAAGTGCGGCATGAAGAAAGAGAATATTTGTTTATCGTCTGTACCACCTACAGCACCTCCGGCACCTTGTATGAAGTTAGATTTACCTTATGCCATAGCCCTTAGAGAGCTGTTTGAAGGGTATAAGCTAAGAGCTCAGCAAAACACCAAGTATATGGGTTCATCCACAAGAGAAGCCACGGTCACCCATACCCTTAATTTATTAATTTCTAAATTAACCAGTGCTGATATACAATCTACTATTACACCAGACGAAGGTCGTAATGTACCATGGCACATCTACAACATAGAGGGAACCAACACAGCGAAGCAGGCTTTAATTGGTATGGATGGTCTCATGGACATGGTTGCCCTTAAACGACAAGAAGGATTCCTACCTGAGAAAATCAGAGAGCTAAAAGAAAGAGCCGTCTTATTCATGGAAGAAATTCTAGACAATGGAGGCTATTTTGAAGCAGTTGAAGCTGGATTTTTTGTGGATTCAGGCCAATATCCAGAGCGCAATGATGATGGTATAGCTCGAAAGATGGATGGTGGAATAGGTGCAGGAACTGTTTTTAGCCGTGATGAGGACTATATGGCACCAGTGACAGCATTTTTTGGCTATAACAATGTGGCTCAATATGATGAGCACGCCGTAGATGACCCAGCTTCCCTAATTGACGGTTGTACATTAGAAGACCCAAGTAAGATTGTATACATTGATGAATTAGATGAAGAAGATAATGTCTATAAACGGATGGAAGCCAAAAAAGAATTCAGAGAAACATCTAAAATCAAGCCAGAGATGGAATGGATGGCAGATGGTACCGTATTTATAACCATGATGTTGCCAACCGATGAACGTACAGCTGAATTTGCAGCGGTGGAATTTGGCAAGAAAATGAATCTGGAAGAAGTAGAAGTGATTCATAAGGAAGTCATGCAGCAAGCAGAAGGCACACGTGTTGAAATCAAAGGCAAAGTGCCCTTTAGTATCGATGTGAATGACCTTGTTATACCACCTAAGCCTGTAATGATGGATGACGAGGAAATTCGAGGATTTGTTAAAGAGCATCCTCTGAAGATTGTTGCTGGAACCATCGGTGAAGATGAACATTCAGTAGGTCTTCGTGAGATCTTGGATATTAAGCATGGTGGTATAGAGAAGTATGGCATCGAGTGTCATTATCTGGGCACATCTGTACCCGTTGCAAAAATAGTGGATGCAGCCATTGAGCTAAATGCAGATGCCATATTAGCATCAACCATTATCAGCCATGATGAGGTCCATTACAAAAACATGAAAAAGATTCATGATTATTGTGTGGAAAAAGGTATCCGTGATGATATTATTCTGATCTGCGGCGGCACACAGGTAACGCCAGAACTGGCAGTGAAGCATGGTATGGATGCAGGTTTTGGCAGAGGTACCAAGGGTGTTGATGTGGCTACATTTATGGTAAAGCATTATAAAAAATAG
- a CDS encoding ornithine aminomutase subunit alpha, whose protein sequence is MGKSRLDDYESRRKHLESLTEEALEQRFWELAGKIVDPMIDMAKSNTSPSIERSVLLRMGFSSIESKAIVSTIMDKRSHLIGKGAGHLVYRAARDKDIEIRDAGMRLANNDEELWAHLEQVFEGGK, encoded by the coding sequence ATGGGTAAGAGTCGGTTGGATGATTATGAATCAAGGAGAAAACATTTGGAGAGCTTAACAGAAGAAGCATTAGAACAGAGATTCTGGGAGCTTGCAGGTAAGATTGTGGACCCCATGATTGACATGGCTAAAAGCAATACGTCCCCTTCCATTGAGCGATCGGTTCTTCTTCGCATGGGTTTTTCAAGTATTGAATCCAAAGCCATTGTTTCCACAATTATGGATAAAAGAAGCCATCTTATAGGAAAAGGAGCAGGACATCTGGTTTACCGTGCTGCTCGTGATAAAGATATTGAGATAAGAGATGCAGGTATGCGACTAGCAAATAATGACGAAGAGCTATGGGCTCATTTAGAACAAGTATTTGAGGGAGGAAAGTAG
- the ortB gene encoding 2-amino-4-oxopentanoate thiolase subunit OrtB — MNRDNSYAGVMARKNQIMKHAVGMDYAEFEKDGIVFDYEEMMRKTGYSLDQVRAIERNGNVGETPIYALKNLTKLARIIGGKGKGARIFLKDEAANPSGSFKARRAAVSVYHAKKLGYKGVIAATSGNYGAAVASQAAMQGLKCIIIQECYDSEEKGQPEIIEKARKCEAYGAEVIQLTVGPELFYTFLKTLEDTGYFNASLYTPFGIAGVETLGYEIATWFREHESRDPDMVIVTNAGGGNLTGTARGLLKAGAKDTTIVGASVDLKGLHMASDGQFNRKSFTTGHTGFGVPFATNPDRSDVPRSAARPLRYMDRYVTVSQGEVFYMTEALAMVEGLERGPAGNTAITAAFCLASQMDDDQMIVVQETEYTGAGKHVAAQLTFAKENGIRVERGNPIDQIPGKNIILPEHPSLIQVKELEMDRLRKSYLKHVWKETFTDEEIKYIAAETKMTIETVHNMIHALQQEGGV, encoded by the coding sequence ATGAATAGAGATAACAGTTATGCAGGGGTTATGGCAAGAAAAAATCAAATTATGAAACATGCTGTGGGTATGGATTATGCTGAGTTTGAAAAAGACGGCATTGTTTTTGACTATGAAGAAATGATGAGAAAGACAGGGTATAGTCTGGACCAAGTAAGAGCCATTGAAAGAAATGGCAATGTTGGAGAGACACCTATCTATGCATTGAAAAACTTAACGAAGCTTGCCCGAATAATCGGTGGTAAAGGAAAAGGTGCAAGGATTTTTCTAAAAGATGAAGCGGCGAATCCTTCAGGAAGTTTTAAAGCAAGACGTGCAGCCGTTTCTGTTTATCATGCCAAAAAACTGGGTTACAAAGGCGTTATAGCTGCAACCAGCGGTAATTATGGGGCAGCAGTTGCTAGTCAAGCAGCCATGCAAGGTTTAAAATGCATTATCATTCAAGAATGTTATGACAGTGAAGAAAAAGGTCAGCCTGAAATCATAGAAAAAGCCCGTAAGTGCGAAGCTTATGGCGCGGAGGTTATTCAGTTAACCGTTGGTCCTGAGTTATTCTATACCTTTTTAAAAACACTTGAAGATACAGGGTATTTTAATGCATCCCTTTATACACCTTTTGGTATTGCGGGTGTTGAGACACTGGGGTATGAGATTGCCACGTGGTTCCGTGAACATGAAAGCAGAGACCCGGATATGGTCATTGTGACCAATGCTGGGGGAGGTAATCTAACAGGAACAGCTAGAGGCTTACTAAAAGCTGGGGCGAAAGATACCACCATTGTTGGTGCTAGTGTGGACTTAAAAGGTTTGCATATGGCCAGTGATGGGCAGTTTAACCGAAAGTCCTTTACAACAGGTCACACAGGTTTTGGTGTACCCTTTGCCACGAACCCGGATAGATCGGATGTGCCAAGGTCGGCGGCTAGACCATTACGTTACATGGATCGGTATGTGACCGTATCCCAAGGAGAAGTATTCTATATGACAGAAGCTTTGGCCATGGTTGAAGGTCTTGAAAGAGGTCCGGCAGGCAATACCGCCATTACAGCAGCTTTTTGTCTGGCATCCCAGATGGATGACGATCAGATGATTGTGGTACAGGAAACAGAGTACACAGGAGCAGGTAAGCATGTAGCGGCACAGTTGACGTTTGCAAAAGAGAATGGCATACGGGTTGAAAGAGGCAATCCTATTGATCAGATTCCAGGTAAGAATATTATCCTACCTGAGCATCCGAGCTTGATTCAGGTAAAAGAACTGGAAATGGATAGGCTTCGAAAATCCTATCTAAAACATGTATGGAAAGAGACTTTTACGGATGAGGAAATCAAATATATTGCTGCTGAAACCAAGATGACCATAGAAACAGTACACAACATGATACATGCATTACAACAAGAAGGAGGAGTTTGA
- the ortA gene encoding 2-amino-4-oxopentanoate thiolase subunit OrtA produces the protein MIRIVETIARKGDWIRISNTVLEPHQRAEHLPEDTKKCPLTMWVKGFLLDEEAKINDTVTIRTYIGRELQGTLVAINPSYQHTYGAYVPELSYIGHQLRDILGGDHHE, from the coding sequence GTGATTAGAATCGTTGAGACTATAGCAAGAAAAGGCGATTGGATAAGAATATCCAACACGGTTTTGGAACCTCACCAGCGAGCAGAGCATCTACCAGAGGATACAAAAAAATGCCCACTGACCATGTGGGTAAAAGGCTTTTTATTAGATGAAGAAGCTAAGATAAATGATACAGTTACCATCAGAACATATATAGGCAGAGAATTACAAGGGACGTTGGTAGCCATTAACCCAAGCTACCAGCATACTTATGGTGCGTATGTGCCAGAACTGAGTTATATTGGTCATCAGCTTAGAGATATTTTAGGAGGTGACCACCATGAATAG